The Shewanella sp. KX20019 genome window below encodes:
- a CDS encoding DUF4870 domain-containing protein produces MGIVVHLASFSGYLIPFGSILGPLIVWLMKRDELPFVDSCGRNCLNFKISMAIYAMISAVLMLIGVGFILLGIIAVVDIVLTIIAAMKASEGESYKYPMSINFIKPRS; encoded by the coding sequence ATGGGGATCGTGGTGCATTTGGCCAGTTTTTCAGGCTATTTGATCCCGTTTGGTAGTATTTTAGGGCCATTAATCGTGTGGCTGATGAAGCGTGATGAGTTGCCATTTGTTGATAGCTGCGGGCGCAACTGCTTGAACTTTAAAATCAGTATGGCGATCTACGCCATGATCAGTGCGGTACTGATGTTGATTGGTGTCGGGTTCATTCTGCTGGGTATTATAGCCGTTGTTGATATCGTGCTTACGATTATTGCGGCAATGAAAGCCAGCGAAGGCGAGAGCTATAAATACCCAATGTCGATTAATTTCATCAAGCCACGCAGCTAA
- a CDS encoding sensor domain-containing diguanylate cyclase, with amino-acid sequence MGHKVWNDKKRFIWILAVLLLAAFVVTSGISYQVAHDSLSEQIEENTLPLTSDNIYSEIQHDLLKPIFISSLMAQDTFVRDWTLDQEKTPEKLVRYLKEIQEKYDTVTSFFVSEATRNYYHSSGVLKKIDDIDANDAWYFRVRSLPKSESYEVNVDQDTADRNRTVIYVNYKVFDFDGNFIGVTGVGLAVESVKKMIELYQTRYNRSVYFTDRQGNVTLHSEGFIGADTLQATPGLEMLATRILTSPSTSFSYRRDGRTIYLNSRLVSDFKWYLVVEQDESLGKQKLLTTFWANLGLSIFVTLAILLIANMTLGKYQRKLELMASTDKLTGAANRQAFEEYFGKSLTRSVLDGTPMSVLIFDIDYFKRVNDKYGHNMGDLVIQTVSNMVKSQLRDEDLLCRWGGEEFLILLPNIDLSRSHDIAERIRESIEARAIRVNGNEIQVTVSAGVAEFRASEKPEELINRVDVALYQAKELGRNRVVLSY; translated from the coding sequence ATGGGTCATAAAGTGTGGAATGACAAAAAGCGGTTTATTTGGATCCTAGCGGTTTTGCTACTAGCGGCTTTTGTTGTCACCAGTGGGATCAGTTATCAAGTTGCACATGATTCATTAAGTGAGCAGATCGAGGAAAATACCTTACCGTTAACCAGCGATAATATTTATTCAGAAATACAGCATGATCTGCTAAAACCCATCTTCATTTCATCGTTGATGGCGCAGGATACCTTTGTGCGAGATTGGACTCTGGATCAGGAAAAAACGCCCGAGAAGCTAGTACGGTACCTTAAAGAGATCCAAGAGAAATACGACACAGTCACCAGTTTTTTCGTGTCAGAAGCGACTCGTAACTACTACCACTCAAGCGGTGTCCTAAAAAAGATCGATGACATCGATGCAAATGATGCTTGGTATTTCAGAGTGCGTTCGCTACCCAAATCAGAAAGTTATGAAGTGAACGTTGATCAAGACACTGCGGATCGTAATCGCACCGTAATTTACGTTAATTATAAGGTGTTTGATTTTGACGGTAACTTCATCGGTGTTACTGGCGTTGGCCTAGCGGTAGAAAGCGTTAAGAAGATGATAGAGCTTTATCAAACGCGATATAACCGCAGTGTCTATTTTACTGATAGACAAGGCAACGTCACCTTGCATAGCGAAGGTTTTATCGGTGCTGATACTCTACAAGCCACTCCTGGACTTGAGATGCTCGCCACGCGTATTCTAACGAGCCCTAGTACGTCTTTTTCCTATAGGAGAGACGGGAGAACGATTTATCTGAATAGTCGTTTAGTCTCAGACTTTAAGTGGTATTTAGTCGTGGAACAAGATGAAAGCTTAGGTAAGCAAAAGTTACTCACCACCTTCTGGGCTAACTTAGGACTGAGTATATTTGTGACCCTAGCCATTTTACTTATCGCCAATATGACCTTGGGAAAATACCAACGAAAACTGGAGTTGATGGCGTCGACCGATAAACTGACTGGTGCAGCTAATCGGCAAGCATTCGAAGAGTATTTTGGCAAATCACTGACTCGTTCAGTGCTCGACGGTACACCCATGTCGGTATTGATTTTTGATATTGATTATTTCAAACGTGTTAATGATAAATATGGTCATAACATGGGTGATCTGGTGATCCAGACTGTAAGTAATATGGTTAAGTCTCAGCTTCGTGATGAGGACTTATTGTGTCGTTGGGGTGGGGAGGAGTTTTTAATCCTACTGCCTAATATTGATCTTAGCCGTAGCCATGACATAGCAGAGCGGATCCGAGAGTCTATAGAAGCGCGTGCTATTCGCGTTAATGGCAATGAAATACAGGTCACGGTGAGCGCTGGGGTTGCGGAGTTCCGAGCCTCAGAAAAGCCTGAAGAGTTGATTAACCGAGTTGACGTTGCACTATATCAAGCAAAGGAGCTGGGGCGTAATAGGGTGGTCTTATCCTATTAA
- a CDS encoding PfkB family carbohydrate kinase, with protein MASILLVANLNCDRIFNLNKPLKTGGRFHYQDGGQRLGGGGANTGIGLVWSGHQVTLVTEVGRDDVGDWLLAEASTQGINCSLVQRRAGPTNEMLLMMTPDGERTIIRPERPTFELPIPPKWDMIDALYINSSSEGAASWAKTAIDHCWVVAQLAKDERARPCHILLASLSDMHGRCEQQPWQFARSIAGDSLQYFIVTDGENGATLYSESEQVNVAAMPCIVVDTTGAGDAYAAGLINGLVDNLTIIQSMQEASTWSSYAVACESSIPGKGLREYLTEGHQAKSSS; from the coding sequence ATGGCCAGTATTTTACTTGTCGCTAATTTAAACTGTGATCGTATTTTTAATCTTAATAAGCCACTGAAAACAGGTGGTCGATTTCACTACCAAGACGGAGGCCAACGGCTTGGGGGCGGTGGAGCTAATACCGGCATCGGCTTAGTTTGGTCTGGGCATCAAGTCACATTGGTGACTGAAGTTGGCCGTGACGATGTTGGTGATTGGCTGTTAGCTGAAGCGAGTACCCAAGGGATCAATTGCAGTTTAGTGCAACGTCGGGCAGGGCCTACCAACGAAATGTTGTTGATGATGACTCCTGATGGTGAGCGCACCATTATACGTCCTGAGCGGCCAACGTTTGAGCTACCCATTCCCCCTAAATGGGACATGATTGATGCTTTATATATTAATTCGTCATCGGAGGGAGCTGCTAGCTGGGCAAAGACTGCGATTGACCATTGCTGGGTTGTAGCCCAATTGGCTAAGGATGAGCGAGCTAGACCTTGTCATATTTTATTGGCGTCGTTAAGTGATATGCATGGACGTTGTGAGCAGCAGCCATGGCAATTTGCTCGATCAATTGCCGGTGACAGTTTGCAATACTTTATTGTGACTGATGGTGAGAATGGTGCCACGCTATACAGTGAATCAGAGCAAGTTAATGTTGCGGCTATGCCCTGTATCGTAGTTGATACCACCGGCGCAGGTGATGCCTATGCTGCAGGGCTTATTAATGGTCTAGTCGATAACTTAACGATAATACAGTCTATGCAAGAGGCTTCGACTTGGTCAAGCTACGCAGTTGCCTGTGAGAGTTCAATACCAGGAAAAGGGTTGAGGGAGTATTTAACTGAAGGGCATCAAGCTAAATCATCATCTTAA
- a CDS encoding MOSC domain-containing protein, with amino-acid sequence MLAQILIKQISGLYRGNDLTTLGSVQSGINHKHSCKQLLVTQEMVEGDRQADPKHHGGLDRVLHHFPREHYGQYRRWDMISDFKDAPAMGENISTVGLDETQVNIGDIIQIGEVRLQITQPRSPCFKLNLQFGHNEFALAMQQSGRCGWFYRVIDSGTIYASDTITLVERCSDISIAEAMHIYFLPNFDAEQYQRLADCPGLAASWVGSLQRRIANNAIEDWQMRLYGVQQV; translated from the coding sequence ATGTTAGCGCAAATCCTCATTAAGCAAATTTCAGGTTTATATCGCGGTAATGACCTTACAACACTTGGCTCTGTGCAAAGTGGTATTAACCATAAGCATAGTTGTAAGCAGCTGCTTGTTACCCAAGAGATGGTCGAAGGTGATCGTCAGGCAGATCCCAAGCATCATGGTGGATTAGATCGCGTATTACACCATTTTCCTCGCGAGCATTATGGTCAATATCGCCGCTGGGATATGATCTCTGACTTTAAAGATGCTCCGGCGATGGGCGAGAACATTAGTACGGTAGGGCTAGATGAAACCCAAGTGAATATTGGCGATATTATTCAAATAGGTGAGGTGCGGTTGCAGATAACTCAGCCTCGTTCACCCTGTTTTAAACTTAACCTACAGTTTGGTCATAATGAGTTCGCGTTAGCGATGCAACAGAGTGGTCGCTGTGGGTGGTTTTATCGAGTCATCGACTCGGGAACGATATATGCCTCAGACACTATTACGCTGGTGGAGCGCTGTTCTGATATTAGTATTGCTGAAGCGATGCATATCTATTTTTTACCCAATTTTGATGCCGAGCAGTATCAGCGCCTAGCTGATTGTCCGGGACTTGCAGCTTCGTGGGTAGGTAGTTTACAACGTCGCATCGCGAATAATGCCATTGAAGATTGGCAAATGCGTTTATATGGGGTACAACAAGTATAG